The region ACGTGAGGTTCCCGACGGGACATGAGCAGGGACACTCCTAGCACCAAGTGCCCGCTCACTTCTTGCCCCAACCGTCAGAACCTCCTCGCCTCACAAGCAAAACCCGCACTTTGCGGAAAATGGGCTGGAGAGCCGCGCTCCAACGGCTTTGGCGACCAGTCCGTAGCTGGATGGAGACTGCCATGCGCCTGCTGCCGCCCGTCATGCTGTGCCTCGCTGCCACCGCCGCCCTGGCTGCGCCCACGCCCACCCGCGCCCCCATCACCTACGTGCTCGACTACGGGGGCAAGCACCTGGGCTACGACCAGTGGCTCGCCGACACCATCGCGGCTCGCCCGCAGCTTCTGCACCTGGGCAAGGATGTCTTGATGACTCACAACTGGGGGCCAATCCAGGCCCTCGGCGGCGAGAACCAGGCCTATGGTAAGGGCGACAGCGTGCGCCGCCTGACGCTGGAGGAGACCAAGCAGCGCCGGGCCGGGCTGACCGACATGGTCCGCCGCCTGCACGCCGGCGGGGTCACGATGGTCATGCCCTACATCTGCTCCATGACCATCGGCGGCGACCCGGACAAGCGCACCGGCTTCTGGGACTTCTACGACCACTGGGACGAGTATGCCGCGGAGTTCAAGCTCGGCCCGCGCCCGGCCGACGACCCGATCACATGGTTGCAGGTCGAGCCCGACGGCAAGCCCCACTACTTCTACGCCCTGACCAACGGCAAGTACCCGCCCTACGAGCCGAACTTGCGCTATGCGGTCTGCATGAACAACCCCCACTGGCGCACCTGGTCCGAGCAGGTGGTGCGGATGTGTGCCGAGGTGGGCTATGACGGCGTCTTCGTGGACAACGGCGGGTCGCAGCATTGCTACTGCCACTATTGCCAGGAGGCCTTCCAGGCGTGGCTGGCGGTGCGCTATCACGGCAATCCCCAGGCCTACGGCTATCCGGCGGGGCAACCAATCGCCCTGACCGATGACCTGAAGCAGGGCCTGGCGGTCGTGGACAGCCGCCGCTTCTGGGCCGACACCTTCAGCCGCCACATCATGGCCCTGAAGGCGGCCGGGGAGCAGGTGCGCCGCCCGTTCTATGTCTTCCCCAATGGCGGCGAGGGGCGGCCGGAGCACGTCTGGGGAGCGTTCGCGCCGGTGGACTTCCTCATGTTCGAGCGCTCCATTGGCGACTTTGGCACCAACCCCGGCCTGGCGGGCCGGCGCATCGTGCGTGACATCAAGCTCATGCATGTGAACACCAACATCTTCGAGAACAAGCTGACCCAGTGCGTGGGCGGCAACGAACGCCCGTTGATGCTCACGCGGGGCGGCTATCCGTCGCTCAACCCGGACTGGGACCTGAACCCCGACTCCGCGGCCCTGGCGATGGCCGAGTGCGCTGCCTATGGCAACGGCGGCGGCTTCCTGATCCGGCCCGACTACGCCACCTTCGGCGCCGTGCTGCGGCAGTACCGCGCCTTCTTCGAGCAGAAGGCGGCCCTGTACGAGGGCAACTGGGGCTACGCGCAGGTCCTGCTGGGCTGCTTCCCGTACCAGAAGATGTACGGCAATCCGTCTCACATCACCCGCCTGCGGGGCCTGACTGATGCCCTGGGCGAGTGCCACCTGCTCTTCGACTACGACACGCGCTGGAGCTTCCACTTCCCCGAGATGCAGAAGTACCGCCTGGTCATCCTGCCCGACGTGAAGTTCATGGACAGTGCCGACCAGATCCTCCAGTACGTCCGCGCCGGCGGCAAAGCCCTGATCGTGGGGGAGAACGCCACCTTCGGGGAGGAGCTGTTGCGCCCGCAGCAGTCGCCGCTGGCGGGGCTCACGCAGGACGGCCAGGTGCATACGCTGGGGGCGGGTCAGTACGTGTCCTGCCCCCTGGCGCCCAACGGCAAGCAGCTCTGGACGATCCTGGGGCAGCTCGGCCTGCAGGACCTCGCCCTGCTGCCGCGCGAAGACAACCAGCACGTACGGTTCAACGCCCTAGCGAAGCTGGATGGCAAGACGCTGTACTTCCACGTGCTCAACTATGACGTACCTCTGGGGACGACAGCCCGTCTGGACCACCCGCGTGAGGGCCTGAAGCTGCGCCTGCCGTTGCCTGCGGGGGCGCAGGTCAAGAGCGCCGTGGTCCACGACCCGGACAAGGCGGCGACGCAGACGGTGGCGGTGGGGGCCGACGGGACGGTGACGCTACCGCCGCTGCGGGTGTATGAGGTGGTGGAAGTGAGGCTGTGAGGGGGGACGGCATACGTCGTTACTCAACGAAGGAGCCAACATGCCACGCATACTGTCCCTCCTGCTGGTCCTTCTGTGGTCCTGCGCCCTCGCGCAGTCGGCCAAGCCCCTCCCGCGCGGGTTCACGATCACGACCCCGCGTCTGTCGGCCACGGTCATTGACGGCACCATCGTGAGCCTCAAGGACCTCAGGACCGGCGAAGTCCACGCCGACGCCGCCACTGCTGATCTATCCATGCCGCGCGGGCTGGGCTCCATGACGGGCCATGCCAAGACCATGTCATCCCTGCACTCACCGTGGGGCAACCAGCAGATGAACCAGGATGTGCCGCCCGGCACGGCCTTCCCCACGATGCACTTCCCGTCGCCGCAGGGCAAGTTCATCGCCACGCCCGTGCCCGGCGGGATGCGCGGCACCTGGACCGGCCTGACCAACGGCAAGGAGCAGTTCCCCGGTGAGAGCCTGACCGTGCAGTGCACGGTGGACGCCTCCGGCCAGTTGCTCACGCGCGCGACGGCGCAGAGCAGCGCGGCGGGCGTCTATGGCGTGCAGGCGCCGCTGGCGAACCTCCATCCCGACCACCGCTTCTATGTCGCTTCGTTCGGCGGGGTGATGTACGACCGGACCGGCCGGCCAGGGCTCATCACACTGGGGGGCAGCCCCTTCTGGGAAGCGCCCATCATCGCGGCCGAAGGCAAGCAGGGGAGCCTGTGCGTGTGGGTCCAGGAGCCGACCTTCCGCCCGAACTTCTGCTTCCTGAACTGGTCGGGCAAGAGCTTCTCGGCCGCCATCGAGTCCCTGAACCTCATCCCGTATGAGCCCCGCACGCAGATCGAGTCCGTCACGTGGCATCTGGACGTCTTCTCCGGCGGGTGGGTGGCCGCGATGACGCCGTACAAGCAGTGGTACGCGAAGGCCTTCGCTCCGGAGATGAAGGTCCGTGCGGCCACGAAGTGGGCCGACAAGATCCGTGTCATTGTGGATCACGCCGAGGGCACCCCCGAAACCTACCGGATGCTGGCGGCGACCTTCGACCCCGAGACTGTCCTGCTGCACAACTGGAACGCACGGGCGCCCGAGTTCGATCACGACCTGCCCGACTGGACGCCCCGCGCTGGCTATGTGGACAGCGTCAAGCTCGCCCACCAGCATGGCTTCCACACGATGGCCTATGTGAACACGTACTGTGTGAACGTCAACTCCCCGGTGTTTGTGCGGGACAAGATCAGGGACTTCGGGCTGCTGCGGGCCTACGCGGGCATATCCGGCTACCCGGACAAGCCCACGACATGGGCGGACGTCAAGGACGGGCAGCTCCTGTACCTCGACCCCCTCTCGGCCGCCTGGCGCAAGTACCACACGGACATGATGCTGACGTGGCGGAGGGAGACGGGTACTGACGCGAACTATGAGGACACAGCGGGAGCCATCGGCGACTATGGCAATGGCGTCATCGAGGGCAAGGCGGGCGCCGAGGGCGCGACGGAGCAGTTCCGCGAGCTGCTGCGCCGCAACCCCGAGGTGCCCATGTCCGCTGAATACGCCCCCGAGCCCATCGCCTTCGCCATCCGCTGGCCGCTGCGCTACCAGCAGGTCTGGGGCAATGCCGCCACCCGCGTGTGGTGGATGGAGCACCAGCGGCCCGTGTCGGCCCACATCCACGGGCCGAACGCCCGGGCGTGGGTGCCGATCATCCGGGCGGAGGACGACTTCAGCCGCCACGTGGTGGTCGCGTGCTCCGATGCGCTGGGGGGCCTCGGGCAGATCGCCGGCACCGCGACCGAGCTGCAGGCCACCAGCGGCATGCCCTACCACATGCGCACCCGCGCCCAGCTCTTCGCCCACCGGCAACTGACCCCTGTGTTCCCGCCGGAGCGCTGGCCGAACGACCTCGCCTGCGTGTACGAGGACCGGGGGGGGCGGCGCTACCAGTACTCCGCTACGGCGCAGGTTCAGCAGATGCTCGGGCCCGAGGGGCGGCCGCTCTACCAGCGCATCACCGGCCTCAACCAGCTCGACACGCCGCTGACGCTGCCCGGTTGGCCGGCGGGAGCCGAGGGCAAGG is a window of bacterium DNA encoding:
- a CDS encoding DUF6259 domain-containing protein; translated protein: MPRILSLLLVLLWSCALAQSAKPLPRGFTITTPRLSATVIDGTIVSLKDLRTGEVHADAATADLSMPRGLGSMTGHAKTMSSLHSPWGNQQMNQDVPPGTAFPTMHFPSPQGKFIATPVPGGMRGTWTGLTNGKEQFPGESLTVQCTVDASGQLLTRATAQSSAAGVYGVQAPLANLHPDHRFYVASFGGVMYDRTGRPGLITLGGSPFWEAPIIAAEGKQGSLCVWVQEPTFRPNFCFLNWSGKSFSAAIESLNLIPYEPRTQIESVTWHLDVFSGGWVAAMTPYKQWYAKAFAPEMKVRAATKWADKIRVIVDHAEGTPETYRMLAATFDPETVLLHNWNARAPEFDHDLPDWTPRAGYVDSVKLAHQHGFHTMAYVNTYCVNVNSPVFVRDKIRDFGLLRAYAGISGYPDKPTTWADVKDGQLLYLDPLSAAWRKYHTDMMLTWRRETGTDANYEDTAGAIGDYGNGVIEGKAGAEGATEQFRELLRRNPEVPMSAEYAPEPIAFAIRWPLRYQQVWGNAATRVWWMEHQRPVSAHIHGPNARAWVPIIRAEDDFSRHVVVACSDALGGLGQIAGTATELQATSGMPYHMRTRAQLFAHRQLTPVFPPERWPNDLACVYEDRGGRRYQYSATAQVQQMLGPEGRPLYQRITGLNQLDTPLTLPGWPAGAEGKVLGLNPEVRYALSPGGHDRTKAQVLALPPGIRISRYESNPLRTVLVLGPVDDKSPQSGEIALRTNAKFVALLVNDQPGKLPPVPEKAVSSDPATYQVTFPAHLTFFERGAPTVKLGEPLGDGLERGRYIIRATGLERGGEFIVPHRAAFPVPGDKSGREFMLVDYGSECEVAMDYLAQVPDRETSVAVYVYNNQTRYGNGGIARLYVNGREVRAHDLGPKPNPDWQQGMDAAKKVVWDTDFHLWRVPLGHLAGGPVAITIATDAKGENNADQVWWTRPWLVKDPEQKPSFVRVRAEGMVAE